A genomic stretch from Petrimonas mucosa includes:
- the tnpC gene encoding IS66 family transposase translates to MKTSNTELNDQVVISRGEYNELLSIKSDCEYLRFQLSELKRMLYGVRSERFRSEKTDDGQLDLFAGTRDSLRDIQPKAEANKETITYEREKTREKPVRSRLPEHLRREEEVIEPDLIPDGAVKIGESVTELLEYKPADVYVRVIIRPKYVVPGTEGEGCVTVAPMPSLPIVKGNAGAGILSHICASKFIDHLPFYRQAEIFKRQKIPVAESTLKGWYAAVCRLLEPLHDTLIHEIMKRDYLQVDESPIPVLTSDKPGATHKGYMWVFHAPVEGMACFRYGKSRSGDVAAGFLDGYRGALQTDAYAGYDQYKDAEHITLLACMAHSRRKFEHAKENSPSRSRQALDLFAKLYRVEKRAREEKMPFEERHRLREQQSIPVMEELKRWLEDQRGQVLPKSPIGIAVAYTLKIWDRLERTMTDGKFEIDNNEIENKIRKLALGRRNYLFCGSHEGAERNAMMYSFFACCREAGVNPTRWMTDVLNRIPDYHANKLEELLPHNWKENILG, encoded by the coding sequence GTTTCAACTCTCCGAGCTAAAACGGATGCTTTACGGTGTGAGAAGTGAACGCTTCAGGTCGGAAAAAACCGATGACGGGCAATTGGACCTCTTTGCCGGCACGCGGGATTCACTTCGCGATATTCAGCCAAAAGCGGAAGCGAACAAGGAAACCATCACTTACGAACGCGAAAAGACACGCGAAAAGCCTGTCCGGAGCCGTCTTCCCGAGCACCTGCGACGGGAAGAGGAGGTGATTGAACCTGACCTTATCCCCGATGGAGCCGTCAAGATAGGGGAGTCTGTCACCGAGCTGCTGGAGTACAAGCCCGCCGACGTTTACGTGCGGGTTATTATCCGTCCCAAGTACGTGGTGCCGGGCACGGAAGGTGAAGGCTGCGTTACTGTAGCCCCCATGCCCTCGTTGCCCATCGTGAAAGGAAATGCCGGGGCGGGCATTCTCTCCCATATCTGCGCGAGCAAATTCATCGACCACCTCCCGTTCTATCGCCAGGCCGAGATATTCAAGCGGCAAAAGATACCGGTTGCCGAGTCGACGCTCAAGGGCTGGTACGCCGCCGTCTGCCGCTTGCTTGAGCCGTTACACGATACACTGATCCATGAAATAATGAAACGCGACTACCTTCAGGTGGACGAGTCCCCGATACCTGTTCTTACCTCGGATAAGCCCGGTGCCACGCACAAGGGGTACATGTGGGTGTTTCATGCCCCCGTGGAAGGCATGGCGTGCTTCAGGTACGGAAAATCCCGCTCGGGGGATGTCGCCGCCGGATTTCTTGACGGGTACCGCGGCGCGCTCCAAACTGACGCGTACGCGGGGTATGACCAGTATAAGGACGCGGAGCACATCACACTTTTGGCATGCATGGCCCATAGCCGGCGAAAATTTGAACACGCCAAGGAGAACTCGCCATCGAGATCGCGTCAAGCCCTTGACTTGTTCGCGAAACTCTACCGGGTAGAGAAACGGGCACGCGAAGAAAAGATGCCATTCGAGGAACGGCACCGGCTGCGCGAACAACAATCAATACCGGTGATGGAAGAGCTGAAACGATGGCTGGAAGACCAGCGGGGGCAAGTCTTGCCTAAATCTCCCATAGGAATCGCGGTTGCCTACACTCTGAAAATTTGGGACAGGTTGGAAAGGACGATGACGGACGGCAAATTCGAGATAGACAATAACGAGATTGAAAATAAAATCCGGAAACTTGCCCTGGGACGCCGTAACTATTTATTCTGCGGGAGCCACGAGGGAGCCGAGCGTAACGCGATGATGTATTCTTTCTTCGCCTGTTGTCGCGAAGCCGGCGTGAATCCAACGCGATGGATGACTGATGTCCTCAACAGAATACCCGATTATCACGCGAATAAACTGGAAGAGCTGCTCCCACACAATTGGAAAGAGAATATCCTTGGATAA
- the zwf gene encoding glucose-6-phosphate dehydrogenase: MKKIDNQALVIFGASGDLTYRKLVPSVFDLYMNDSLPEGYAVLGVSRSKYTDAEFRRKMKEGIKQFSHFKNAAAERINSFLKRLFYLSIDTQKSEDYELVKNRLKELNRKLDLHHNYIFYLSTPPQLYPIIPKYLYGQGLTLQQKGFRRIIIEKPFGHDLESAMELNRSLTDFFSEEQIYRIDHYLGKETVQNLLVTRFSNGIFEPLWNRNYIQHVEITAAESIGVEGRGGYYDTSGAMRDMVQNHLLQVASLVAMEPPAKVTAEEIRHEKLKVFRSLRPLSDEDLRNNIIRGQYTESHVKGKFLAGYRDEEGVDKDSRTETYFAMKFFIDNWRWSGVPFYIRTGKRLPTRVSEIVIHFRPSPTQLFKSVDGAVEAGNQLIMRIQPDEGILLKTGMKVPGNGYEVRSVNVDFHYSDLKDHYIPEAYERLILDCMTGDNTLYMSGEGAELTWRFVQPILDYWNSDPNAPLYGYPSGSWGPESADQLIEGAGTWRYPCKNLSDDGIYCEL; the protein is encoded by the coding sequence ATGAAAAAAATAGATAATCAGGCACTGGTGATATTTGGTGCCTCAGGCGATCTTACCTACCGGAAGCTGGTCCCTTCGGTGTTCGATCTCTATATGAACGATTCCTTGCCCGAAGGGTATGCCGTGCTGGGTGTCAGCCGTTCAAAATATACCGACGCCGAGTTCCGGAGAAAGATGAAAGAGGGGATCAAGCAGTTTTCCCACTTTAAAAATGCAGCTGCAGAGAGGATAAACAGCTTCCTGAAGAGGCTCTTTTATCTCAGTATAGACACGCAGAAGAGCGAGGATTATGAACTGGTGAAAAACAGGCTGAAGGAGTTGAACAGGAAGCTGGATCTCCACCATAACTACATCTTCTATCTCTCCACACCGCCTCAGCTCTACCCGATCATTCCCAAGTACCTCTACGGACAGGGGCTCACCTTGCAGCAAAAGGGGTTCCGCCGCATCATAATTGAAAAGCCTTTCGGACACGACCTGGAATCGGCGATGGAGTTGAACAGGTCGCTGACCGATTTTTTCAGCGAGGAGCAGATCTACCGCATCGATCACTATCTGGGAAAGGAGACTGTCCAGAATCTGCTGGTGACCCGTTTTTCAAACGGAATCTTCGAACCGTTGTGGAACCGGAACTATATCCAGCATGTGGAGATCACGGCTGCCGAAAGTATTGGCGTGGAGGGTAGGGGAGGTTACTACGACACCTCCGGGGCGATGCGCGACATGGTTCAGAACCACCTGCTTCAGGTGGCATCGCTGGTAGCCATGGAGCCGCCGGCAAAGGTGACAGCGGAAGAGATTCGCCACGAGAAACTGAAAGTGTTCCGTTCGTTGCGTCCGCTAAGCGATGAGGATCTGCGCAACAACATTATCCGGGGGCAATACACCGAATCGCATGTGAAGGGGAAATTCCTTGCCGGTTACCGCGATGAGGAGGGTGTAGACAAGGATTCGCGCACCGAGACCTATTTTGCGATGAAGTTCTTTATCGACAACTGGCGCTGGAGCGGTGTACCCTTTTATATCAGAACAGGGAAGCGGCTGCCGACAAGGGTTTCGGAGATTGTTATCCATTTCAGGCCGTCGCCAACACAACTGTTCAAGTCGGTAGACGGTGCCGTTGAAGCCGGAAACCAGTTGATCATGCGAATTCAACCCGATGAGGGAATCCTGCTGAAAACCGGCATGAAGGTGCCGGGTAACGGCTATGAGGTGAGATCGGTAAATGTCGATTTCCATTACTCCGATCTGAAGGATCACTATATTCCCGAAGCATACGAGCGGCTAATCCTGGACTGTATGACCGGAGACAATACCCTTTACATGTCGGGAGAGGGTGCAGAGTTGACCTGGAGATTTGTGCAGCCTATCCTCGACTATTGGAACAGCGATCCCAATGCGCCCCTCTACGGATATCCTTCCGGTTCATGGGGACCTGAGAGTGCGGACCAGCTGATCGAGGGGGCAGGGACCTGGCGCTACCCCTGCAAGAATCTGTCGGACGACGGAATCTACTGTGAGTTGTGA
- a CDS encoding DUF4372 domain-containing protein: MGKVSENKFVGQPILRQIVNILPREKFDELVIRLGSDKYYKAFFSWDQLIVMLFGIFSRCDSMGEVCDGMRALGGKLNYLGMESSPAKSTAGDALRDRDEELFRLFYFALIAHFSPLLSVSRKKRAVSRVSVSRSSMPLIRVR; encoded by the coding sequence ATGGGCAAAGTTAGCGAAAATAAATTTGTCGGTCAGCCGATCTTAAGACAAATAGTGAATATTCTCCCGAGGGAAAAGTTCGATGAGCTGGTAATAAGGCTCGGCAGTGATAAATATTACAAGGCGTTTTTTTCCTGGGATCAATTGATCGTGATGCTCTTTGGCATTTTTTCCCGTTGCGACTCGATGGGTGAAGTCTGTGACGGCATGCGTGCCTTGGGTGGCAAGTTGAATTACCTGGGCATGGAGAGTTCGCCTGCAAAAAGCACTGCCGGAGATGCATTGCGTGACAGGGACGAGGAGCTGTTCCGTCTGTTCTACTTTGCACTGATCGCCCATTTTTCCCCGCTTTTGTCGGTCAGCCGCAAAAAAAGGGCCGTAAGCAGGGTGTCAGTTTCGAGGAGTTCTATGCCTTTGATTCGAGTACGGTGA
- a CDS encoding IS4 family transposase, with the protein MTLFSDVMKGVGRNPKGDGKKKGGLKVHMLTDVHADTPRFVKISEAKMHDKNFLQYLNLSEGSMVVFDKAYNYYLQFAKWTRQGVNFVCRLKDNARYEVQEVLHEKKLEKGEHAVYKVEHIHVQYIEKVETGTEGKKKRKKVRQTRTLCLRLVWYRDEQGRKYKFITNNWEITDEEVALIYKNRWSIETGFKKLKQNFQLTYFYSDTENGIKTQVWCTLIAYLLLQVIQTKSESEKAFSTIAALLRMHLISHLDLTWVVTEGRRTYPRRLKSRNKSPTAAQLSLF; encoded by the coding sequence GTGACGCTGTTTTCCGACGTGATGAAAGGCGTGGGCCGGAACCCTAAAGGCGACGGGAAAAAGAAAGGCGGCCTGAAAGTCCACATGCTGACCGACGTCCATGCTGACACGCCGCGATTCGTGAAGATAAGCGAGGCGAAAATGCACGACAAGAACTTCTTGCAATACCTGAATTTAAGTGAAGGCAGCATGGTGGTCTTCGACAAGGCATACAATTACTACCTGCAGTTCGCCAAATGGACGCGACAAGGCGTGAATTTCGTTTGTCGGCTGAAAGACAATGCAAGGTACGAGGTTCAGGAAGTCCTTCACGAGAAGAAGCTGGAAAAAGGGGAACATGCCGTTTACAAGGTGGAACATATCCACGTTCAATATATCGAGAAGGTCGAGACGGGGACCGAAGGCAAGAAAAAAAGGAAGAAAGTCAGACAGACGAGGACATTATGCCTTCGTTTAGTTTGGTACAGGGATGAACAGGGGCGTAAATACAAGTTCATCACCAATAATTGGGAAATAACAGACGAGGAAGTTGCCTTGATTTATAAAAATAGGTGGTCTATCGAAACGGGATTCAAAAAATTGAAGCAAAACTTCCAACTCACCTATTTTTATTCCGACACTGAAAACGGGATAAAGACCCAAGTATGGTGTACCCTGATCGCGTATTTGCTTTTACAGGTGATTCAGACCAAGTCGGAAAGCGAAAAGGCGTTTTCAACCATAGCCGCGTTGTTGAGGATGCATTTGATAAGCCATCTGGATTTGACGTGGGTGGTGACCGAAGGCAGGCGCACTTATCCCAGACGACTGAAAAGTCGCAATAAAAGTCCCACGGCCGCCCAATTATCACTGTTTTGA
- the folB gene encoding dihydroneopterin aldolase, whose translation MQITIKLKKMRFYAYHGLLPQERITGNNFVVEIIFTADVARSLESDNVDDTINYAAVYNLVKAEMAKPSRLLEHVAGRIFSKIKASFPEITSLKVALAKLNPPVGGEVDASEVIITDNGHPQL comes from the coding sequence ATGCAAATCACCATCAAACTTAAAAAGATGCGTTTTTACGCTTACCACGGTCTGCTCCCGCAAGAGAGAATTACCGGCAACAATTTTGTTGTGGAGATAATCTTTACGGCAGATGTTGCCCGCTCCCTGGAGAGCGACAACGTGGACGACACCATCAACTATGCTGCCGTCTACAACCTGGTAAAGGCTGAAATGGCCAAGCCAAGCCGGTTGCTGGAACATGTTGCCGGGCGGATATTTTCCAAAATAAAAGCCAGTTTTCCTGAAATCACCTCGCTCAAGGTGGCCCTTGCAAAACTCAATCCCCCTGTAGGCGGCGAGGTGGATGCCTCCGAGGTGATCATTACGGACAACGGGCACCCGCAGTTGTAA
- a CDS encoding transposase, translating to MRTIAGRLVRDVERKLGTMVDGYRNELDLYKRVLAQKKKDKNKVYSLHEVDVQCISKGKEHKLYEFGNKVSITRTGSGVIVGALSFRNEFDGHTLDKAIEQVEKLTERKPRNGICDRGYRGRSKVRDTLIHIPKSFSKALSTYRKNKERKYFRKRAGIEPVIGHLKEDHRLSCNYYKGITGDEINVMLAAAGFNFKRMMNKWKSSFWLFLEKIIVFLNRQLHPIRGGEILQTREKWAF from the coding sequence GTGAGAACCATAGCCGGACGGCTGGTACGCGATGTGGAAAGGAAGCTGGGTACCATGGTTGATGGTTACCGGAATGAACTGGACCTGTACAAGCGGGTACTGGCCCAGAAGAAGAAAGACAAGAACAAGGTTTATTCACTGCACGAGGTGGATGTGCAATGCATCAGCAAGGGGAAAGAGCATAAACTGTACGAGTTTGGAAACAAGGTATCCATCACACGAACCGGTAGCGGTGTAATTGTTGGAGCACTGAGTTTTAGAAATGAATTTGACGGGCACACGCTAGACAAGGCTATCGAGCAAGTGGAGAAGTTGACGGAAAGAAAACCCCGAAACGGTATCTGCGACAGGGGGTACCGGGGAAGAAGTAAAGTCAGGGATACACTCATCCACATCCCCAAATCCTTTTCAAAGGCTCTAAGCACCTATAGGAAGAATAAAGAGAGAAAGTACTTCCGCAAGCGGGCAGGTATTGAGCCTGTAATCGGACACCTGAAAGAAGATCACCGTCTCTCCTGCAATTACTACAAGGGAATCACCGGGGATGAGATCAATGTTATGCTCGCAGCTGCCGGATTCAACTTCAAAAGGATGATGAACAAGTGGAAGTCATCTTTTTGGCTCTTCCTTGAAAAGATAATTGTGTTCCTGAACAGGCAACTTCACCCCATCAGGGGAGGTGAAATTTTACAAACCAGAGAAAAATGGGCTTTTTAA
- the def gene encoding peptide deformylase produces MILPIYIYGQPVLRKVAKPIDTANYPNLKELIENMYETMYNADGIGLAGPQVGLEDRIFVVDLEPLADSEHPEFKGFKKVFINAEITERSGQLELVEEGCLSIPGIHEKVPREERIRIKYLDEELQPHDEVYTGFMARVIQHEYDHLDGIMFTDRISPMRKRMVKSKLANMEKGKVSCHYRVKTV; encoded by the coding sequence ATGATATTACCCATATACATCTACGGACAACCCGTATTGAGAAAGGTGGCCAAGCCGATTGACACCGCAAACTATCCTAACCTGAAGGAGCTGATCGAGAACATGTACGAAACGATGTACAATGCCGATGGTATTGGACTGGCAGGTCCCCAGGTAGGCCTGGAAGACCGTATTTTCGTAGTCGACCTCGAACCGCTTGCAGACAGTGAACACCCTGAGTTCAAGGGATTCAAGAAGGTCTTCATCAACGCTGAAATCACCGAAAGAAGCGGTCAGCTCGAGTTGGTGGAGGAGGGATGCCTGAGCATACCGGGCATTCACGAGAAGGTGCCGCGCGAAGAGCGGATTCGCATAAAGTATCTCGATGAAGAGCTGCAGCCGCACGACGAAGTGTATACCGGCTTTATGGCCCGAGTCATCCAGCACGAATACGATCACCTCGACGGCATCATGTTCACCGACCGGATCTCACCGATGCGGAAAAGGATGGTGAAAAGCAAACTGGCCAATATGGAGAAGGGAAAGGTCAGTTGCCACTACCGGGTGAAGACGGTTTGA
- a CDS encoding Crp/Fnr family transcriptional regulator, which yields MKHPARASTFSSIFQCPLCSSIPADERTDFLQDLRYSVRRYGKGDLLVTQGAVYEMLYIVVEGEVETVMSDEKGEFVKVELISAPNPLATGFLFATDNLSPVTAQAKTNCVVLLIPKENVLFLMGKYPDFMKAFLTYISNKVAFLSEKLRLSTLRTIRAKLGYYLLKESKGEPVFHLRISKEELSRLFGVSRPALVNVMMQMASEGLIGVEQRKITIRDRIALQRLF from the coding sequence ATGAAGCATCCTGCCCGTGCCAGTACCTTCTCCTCCATTTTTCAATGTCCGTTGTGCAGCTCTATTCCGGCGGACGAGAGAACGGATTTCCTGCAGGATCTCCGCTACAGCGTCAGGCGGTACGGTAAAGGAGATCTGCTGGTTACACAGGGAGCGGTCTATGAGATGCTCTACATTGTTGTAGAGGGAGAAGTGGAGACGGTGATGTCGGATGAAAAAGGGGAGTTTGTCAAAGTGGAGCTGATCAGCGCTCCCAATCCCCTGGCAACCGGATTCCTCTTTGCAACCGATAACCTCTCACCGGTTACCGCACAGGCAAAGACCAATTGTGTGGTGTTGTTGATCCCCAAGGAGAATGTCCTCTTCCTGATGGGCAAGTATCCAGATTTCATGAAAGCATTTCTGACTTACATCTCTAACAAGGTGGCTTTTCTGTCGGAAAAATTGAGGCTCTCCACCTTGCGGACGATACGGGCCAAATTGGGATATTACCTTCTGAAGGAGTCGAAGGGTGAACCGGTATTCCATTTGAGGATCTCGAAGGAGGAGTTGTCACGGCTATTTGGTGTTTCACGTCCCGCGCTGGTCAACGTGATGATGCAGATGGCCAGCGAAGGGTTAATCGGTGTGGAGCAACGTAAAATTACCATAAGGGACCGGATTGCATTGCAACGTTTGTTTTAA
- the ruvX gene encoding Holliday junction resolvase RuvX → MSRLLAIDYGKKRTGIAVSDPLQLIANGLTTVSTAGLFDFLHNYFQKEKVERVIIGLPRQMNYEASETLPEIERIADRLRKRYPEIEVICYDERFTSKMAQQSMIEGGVKRKDRRNKALIDEISATIILQGYMESRAYNEEKERRINP, encoded by the coding sequence ATGAGCAGGCTCCTTGCCATAGATTACGGAAAGAAGCGCACGGGCATTGCGGTGAGCGACCCGTTACAACTTATTGCCAATGGCTTGACAACAGTGAGTACAGCCGGACTCTTCGATTTTCTGCACAACTATTTTCAGAAGGAGAAGGTTGAACGGGTAATCATTGGCCTGCCCCGCCAAATGAACTACGAAGCTTCGGAGACCCTTCCGGAGATCGAACGGATTGCCGACCGGCTAAGAAAGCGCTATCCGGAGATCGAAGTGATCTGCTACGACGAACGGTTCACCTCAAAGATGGCTCAACAAAGCATGATAGAGGGTGGAGTGAAACGGAAAGACCGGAGGAACAAGGCGTTGATCGACGAGATCAGCGCCACCATCATCTTGCAGGGATATATGGAGAGCCGGGCATATAATGAAGAGAAAGAGAGAAGAATAAACCCATAA
- the pgl gene encoding 6-phosphogluconolactonase: MQLEIFATREELNRSFTEYLKGILKDRKRVTVALSGGSTPKSLFDYWARYHGEDIDWKSLFLFWGDERCVPPTDEQSNYRMTREYLLDRVAIPERNIFRIKGENDPAAEAERYSTLLGMEVEMVDGVPSFDLIILGLGDDGHTASIFPHEIKLWNDSSYCVVGRHPESGQKRISLSGRVINHAQRVAFLVTGSAKAEKVREIVESRKEVKERYPAARVKPVSGNLIWFLDKEAASLLKR, translated from the coding sequence ATGCAACTGGAAATATTTGCCACAAGGGAGGAGTTGAACCGTTCGTTCACGGAGTACCTGAAGGGGATCCTCAAGGACCGGAAGAGAGTGACGGTGGCATTGTCGGGAGGATCTACCCCGAAATCGCTGTTTGATTACTGGGCCCGGTATCATGGGGAGGATATCGACTGGAAGAGTCTCTTCCTCTTTTGGGGAGATGAACGTTGCGTTCCGCCCACCGATGAGCAGAGCAATTACAGGATGACCAGGGAGTATCTGCTCGATCGTGTGGCTATCCCGGAGAGGAATATTTTTCGCATCAAGGGTGAGAATGATCCTGCTGCCGAGGCGGAAAGGTATTCAACGCTGCTGGGGATGGAGGTAGAGATGGTGGATGGAGTTCCCTCGTTCGACCTGATCATCCTGGGGCTGGGTGATGATGGCCATACTGCATCGATCTTCCCGCACGAGATAAAATTGTGGAACGACAGCAGCTACTGTGTTGTGGGGAGGCACCCCGAAAGTGGTCAAAAGCGGATAAGCCTGTCGGGAAGGGTGATCAACCACGCCCAGCGTGTGGCATTTCTGGTAACCGGTTCGGCCAAGGCCGAAAAGGTAAGGGAGATTGTCGAGAGTAGAAAGGAGGTAAAAGAGAGATACCCCGCAGCCCGGGTGAAACCGGTTTCAGGCAATCTGATCTGGTTTCTCGACAAGGAGGCGGCCAGCCTGTTGAAAAGGTAG
- a CDS encoding carboxylesterase family protein codes for MRQLLLIFTMTLATLATFAQQEAYQKKIYLSSDNDTLLYRELTPETVMPGKKYPLVLFLHGAGERGNDNEAQLRHGGNMFTNPVNREKYPAFVIFPQCPANDFWAPIRRPGATGTTPSDPPMSKTLKMVKEVLDEALANYPVDRNRIYIAGLSMGGMGTFDMLCRYPDLFAAAIPICGGVDTGRLERVDIKTHLRIFHGDADTVVPVAFSREAYKVLKRNGVNVEYIEYPGVNHDSWTPAFNEKDFMEWLFNKRK; via the coding sequence ATGAGACAGTTACTGCTGATTTTTACAATGACGCTGGCCACTTTGGCCACATTTGCACAACAGGAGGCGTATCAGAAGAAGATCTATCTCTCCAGTGATAACGATACGCTGTTATACAGGGAATTGACTCCGGAAACGGTGATGCCGGGCAAGAAGTATCCATTGGTGCTTTTTCTCCACGGTGCGGGTGAACGTGGCAACGACAATGAGGCCCAGCTTCGACATGGTGGAAACATGTTTACCAATCCGGTAAACCGGGAGAAGTATCCCGCTTTCGTGATCTTCCCCCAATGTCCTGCCAATGACTTCTGGGCACCAATCAGACGACCCGGTGCAACCGGAACAACTCCGTCGGATCCGCCGATGTCGAAGACATTGAAGATGGTAAAGGAGGTGCTCGACGAGGCGCTGGCGAACTATCCGGTGGACCGGAACCGGATCTACATAGCCGGACTTTCGATGGGAGGAATGGGTACATTCGACATGCTATGCCGCTACCCCGATCTTTTTGCCGCTGCAATCCCCATCTGCGGAGGAGTGGACACCGGACGGCTGGAGAGGGTCGACATCAAAACGCACCTGCGTATTTTTCATGGCGATGCCGATACCGTTGTCCCCGTTGCCTTTTCCCGCGAAGCCTACAAGGTGTTGAAACGGAACGGGGTAAACGTGGAGTACATTGAGTACCCGGGTGTGAATCACGACAGCTGGACGCCGGCATTCAATGAAAAGGATTTCATGGAGTGGCTTTTCAACAAGAGAAAGTAG
- the lptB gene encoding LPS export ABC transporter ATP-binding protein: MSDETRQPGLPDKQLVLRTDNLVKKYGKRTVVSHVSIHLEQGEIVGLLGPNGAGKTTTFYMTVGLIVPNEGSIYLGDQDITRFPVYKRAQHGIGYLAQEASIFRKMSVEDNIKSVLEFTDKTPDERKKKLEELIAEFGLEKVRKNQGDRLSGGERRRAEIARCLAIDPKFIMLDEPFAGVDPIAVQDIQSIVAQLKYRNIGILITDHNVDETLSITDRAYLLFEGRVLFQGTAEELADNPVVREKYLGRDFELRRKKFELSV; the protein is encoded by the coding sequence ATGAGCGATGAGACGAGACAACCCGGATTGCCTGACAAGCAGTTGGTGTTACGTACCGACAACCTGGTAAAGAAATACGGTAAAAGGACAGTGGTAAGCCACGTTTCCATCCATCTGGAACAGGGTGAGATTGTCGGTTTGCTGGGCCCTAATGGTGCAGGAAAGACCACCACCTTTTATATGACCGTGGGACTGATTGTGCCCAATGAGGGGAGCATCTACCTGGGCGATCAGGATATAACCCGCTTTCCGGTCTACAAGCGGGCACAGCACGGCATCGGCTACCTGGCACAGGAGGCATCCATTTTCCGGAAGATGTCGGTGGAGGACAATATCAAGTCGGTATTGGAATTTACCGACAAGACTCCCGACGAGCGAAAGAAGAAACTGGAGGAGCTTATCGCCGAGTTCGGACTGGAAAAAGTGCGGAAAAACCAGGGGGACCGGCTCTCGGGGGGTGAACGTCGAAGGGCCGAAATCGCCCGCTGCCTGGCGATCGACCCCAAGTTCATCATGCTGGACGAACCCTTTGCAGGAGTTGATCCGATTGCCGTACAGGATATCCAGTCGATTGTAGCACAACTGAAATATAGAAATATCGGCATCCTGATTACCGACCACAATGTGGACGAAACGTTAAGCATCACCGACAGGGCCTACCTGCTCTTCGAGGGGAGGGTGTTGTTCCAGGGAACGGCTGAAGAGCTGGCCGACAATCCAGTGGTGAGGGAGAAGTACCTGGGTCGCGATTTTGAGTTGCGTCGTAAAAAATTTGAACTGTCGGTATGA